The Salvelinus fontinalis isolate EN_2023a unplaced genomic scaffold, ASM2944872v1 scaffold_0280, whole genome shotgun sequence genomic sequence agttgtagtggtcgaaggagcagcagttgttgcagTGAGGGCTGcaatggttgtcgtaggggcagctgctgtggttgaagtagattctaaagttgttgtaggagctgcagttgtcgtggaagctacagttgttgtaggtgttgctgttgtggttgtcgtaggagctgaagttgtagttgttgtagaaggtgctgcagtcgcagaggttgtaagaatagcagttgttgtagcacgagctgcagtggttgtcgtaataggttctggagttgtagtggtcgttggagcagcagttgttgtagttagagctgcagtggttgtcgtagaggcagctgctgtggttgacgtagaagctacagttgttgcagCAGGAGCTGTAGTTGTGATTGATGTAgtaagtacaacaggtgtagtggtcGTGGGAGCTAAAGTTGTAGGAACTGCAGGTGTTGTAGTAGGTGCTGTTGTTGCGGTTGTCGTAGGAGCGGAAGTTGAagctgttgtagaaggtgctgcagccattgttgttgtaagaatagcagttgttgtagcaggagctgcagtggttgtcgtaataggttctggagttgtagtggtcgttggagcagcagttgttgtagttagagctgcagtggttgtcgtagaggcagctgctgtggttgaagtagattctaaagttgttgtaggagctgcagttgtcgtggaagctacagttgttgtaggtgttgctgttgtggttgtcgtaggagctgaagttgtagttgttgtagaaggtgctgcagtcgcagtggttgtaagaatagcagttgttgtagcaggagctgcagtggttgtcgtaataggttctggagttgtagtggtcgttggagcagcagttgttgtagttagagctgcagtggttgtcgtagaggcAGCTTCTGTGGTTGACgtagaagctacagttgttgcagCAGTAGCTGTAGTTGTGATTGATGTAGTAagcacaacaggtgtagtggtcgtgggagctacagttgtaggaactgcaggtgttgtagtaggtgctgttgttgcggttgtcgtaggagctgaagttgaagCTGTTATAGAAGGTGCTGCAGCCATTGTTGTTGTAAGAACAGAAGTtggtgtagtaggagctgcactggttgtcgtagtaggttctggagttgtagtggtcgaaggagcagcagttgttgcagTGAGGGCTGcaatggttgtcgtaggggcagctgctgtggttgaagtagattctaaagttgttgtaggagctgcagttgtcgtggaagctacagttgttgtaggtgttgctgttgtggttgtcgtaggagctgaagttgtagttgttgtcgaAGGTGCTTCAGTCtcagtggttgtaagaatagcagttgttgtagcaggagctgcagtggttgtcgtaataggttctggagttgtagtggtcgttggagcagcagttgttgtagttagagctgcagtggttgtcgtagaggcagctgctgtggttgacgtagaagctacagttgttgtagcaggagctgtAGTTGTGATTGATGTAGTAagcacaacaggtgtagtggtcgtgggagctacagttgtaggaactgcaggtgttgtagtaggtgctgttgttgcggttgtcgtaggagctgaagttgaagCTGTTATAGAAGGTGCTGCAGCCATTGTTGTTGTAAGAACAGAAGTtggtgtagtaggagctgcactggttgtcgtagtaggttctggagttgtagtggttgttttagcagcagttgttgtagtagaagctgcagtggttgtcgtaattgtttcaggagttgtagtggtcgttggagcagcagttgttgtagttagagctgcagtggttgtcgtaggagcagctgctgtggttgaagtagattctaaagttgttgtaggagctgcagttgtcgtggaagctacagttgttgtaggtgttgctgttgtggttgtcgtaggagctgaagttgtagttgttgtcgaaggtgctgcagtctcagtggttgtaagaatagcagttgttgtagttagagctgcagtggttgtcgtagaggcagctgctggggttgaagtagattctaaagttgttgtaggagctgcagttgtcgtggaagctacagttgttgtaggtgttgctgttgtggttgtcgtaggagctgaagttgtagttgttgtcgaaggtgctgcagtcgcagTGGTTGTAAGAATTGCAGTTTTTGTAGTAgaagctgcagtggttgtcgtaattggttcaggagttgtagtggtcgttggagcagcagttgttatagttagagctgcagtggttgtcgtaggagcagctgctgtggttgaagtagattctaaagttgttgtaggagctgcagttgtcgtggaagctacagttgttgtaggtgttgctgttgtggttgtcgtaggagctgaagttgtagttgttgtagagggtgctgcagtcgcagtggttgtaagaatagcagttgttgtagcaggagctgcagtggttgtcgtaataggttctggagttgtagtggttgttggagcagcagttgttgtagttagagctgcagtggttgtcttagaggcagctgctgtggttgacgtagaagctacagttgttgcagCAGGAGCTGTAGTTGTGATTGATGTAGTAagcacaacaggtgtagtggtcgtgggagctacagttgtaggaactgtaggtgttgtagtaggtgctgttgttgcggttgtcgtaggagctgaagttgaagctgttgtagaaggtgctgcagccaTTGTTGTTGTAAGAACAGAAGTTGGTGTAGTAGGAgatgcactggttgtcgtagtaggttctggatttgtagtggtcgaaggagcagcagttgttgcagTTAGGGCTGCAaaggttgtcgtaggggcagctgctgtggttgaagtagattctaaaattgctgtaggagctgcagttgtcgtggaagcttcagttgttgtaggtgttgctgttgtggttgtcgtaggagctgaagttgtagttgttgtagaaggtgctgcagtcgcagTGGTTGTAAGAATTGCAGTttttgtagcaggagctgcagtggttgtcgtaattggttccggagttgtagtggtcgttggagcagcagttgttgcagTTAGGGGTGcaatggttgtcgtaggggcagctgctgtggttgaagtagattctaaaattgttgtaggagctgcagttgtcgtggaagcttcagttgttgtaggtgttgctgttgtggttgtcgtaggagctgaagttgtagttgttgtcgaaggtgctgcagtctcagtggttgtaagaatagcagttgttgtagcaggagctgcagtggttgtcgtaataggttctggagttgtagtggtcgttggagcagttgttgtagttagagctgcagtggttgtcgtaggagcagctgctgtggttgaagtagattctaaagttgttgtaggagctgcagttgtcgtggaagctacagttgttgtacgtgttgctgttgtggttgtcgtaggagctgaagttgtagttgttgtagaaggtgctgcagtcgcagaggttgtaagaatagcagttgttgtagcaggagctgcagtggttgtcgtaataggttctggagtATTATtggtcgttggagcagcagttgttgtagttagagctgcagtggttgtcgtagaggcagctgctgtggttgacgtagaagctacagttgttgcagCAGGAGCTGTAGTTGTGATTGATGTAgtaagtacaacaggtgtagtggtcgtgggagctacagttgtaggaactgcaggtgttgtagtaggtgctgttgttgtgattgtcgtaggagctgaagttgaagctgttgtagaaggtgctgaagtcgcagtggttgtaagaatagcagttgttgtagtaggagctgcattggttgtcgtaataggttctggagttgtagtggtcgttggagcagcagttgttgtagttagagctgcagtggttgtcgtagaagcagctgctgtggttgacgtAGAAGCTACAGTTGTTTCAGCAGGAGCTGTAGTTGTGATTGCTGTAGTAAGCTCAAACGGTGTAgtggtcgtgggagctacagtcgtaggaactgcaggtgttgtagtaggtgctgttgttgcggttgtcgtaggagctgaagttgaagctgttgtagaaggtgctgcagccaTTGTTGTTGTAAGAACAGAAGTTGGTGTAGTAGGAgatgcactggttgtcgtagtaggttctggatttgtagtggtcgaaggagcagcagttgttgcagTTAGGGCTGcaatggttgtcgtaggggcagctgctgtggttgaagtagattctaaaattgctgtaggagctgcagttgtcgtggaagcTTCAGTtcttgtaggtgttgctgttgtggttgtcgtaggagctgaagttgtagttgttgtaaaaGGTGCTGCAGTCGCAGTGGTTGTAAGAATTGCAGTttttgtagcaggagctgcagtggttgtcgtaataggttctggagttgtagtggtcgttggagcagttgttgtagttagagctgcagtggttgtcgtaggagcagctgctgtggttgaagtagattctaaagttgttgtaggagctgcagttgtcgtggaagctacagttgttgtacgtgttgctgttgtggttgtcgtaggagctgaagttgtagttgttttagaaggtgctgcagtcgcagtggttgtaagaatagcagttgttgtagcaggagctgcagtggttgtcgtaataggttctgTATTTTTagtggtcgttggagcagcagttgttgtagtaagagctgcagtggttgtcgtaggggcagctgttgtggttgaagtagattctaaagttgttgtaggagctgcagttgtcgtggaagctacagttgttttaggtgttgctgttgtggttgtcgtaggagctgaagttgtagttgttgtagaaggtgctgcagtcgcagtggttgtaagaatagcagttgttgttgcaggagctgcagtggttatcgtaataggttctggagttgtagtggtcgtaggagcagcagttgttgtagttagagctgcagtggttgtcgtagaggcagctgctgtggttgacgtagaagctacagttgttgcagCAGGAGCTGTAGTTGTGATTGATGTAgtaagtacaacaggtgtagtggtcgtgggagctacagttgtaggaactgcaggtgttgtagtaggtgctgttgttgtgattgtcgtaggagctgaagttgaagttgttgtagaaggtgctgaagtcgcagtggttgtaagaatagcagttgttgtagtaggagctgcattggttgtcgtaataggttctggagttgtagtggtcgtaggagtagcagttgttgtaggtagggctgcagtggttgtcgtaggggtagctgctgtggttgaagtagatgctaaagttgttgtaggagctgcagttgtcgtgggagctatagttgttgtaggtgttgctgttgtggttgtcgtaggagctgaagttgtagttgttgtagaaggtgctgcagtcgttgtggtcgtaagaacagcagttgttgtagcaggagctgcactggttgtcgtagtaggttctggagttgtagtggtcgtagaagcagcagttgttgtagttagagctgcagtggttgtcgtaggggcagctgctgtggttgaagtagattctaaagttgttgtaggagctgcagttgtcgttgaAGCTACAGTTGTTttaggtgttgctgttgttgcggttgtcataggagctgaagttgtagttgttgtagaaggtgctgcagccaTTGTTGTTGTAAGAACAACAGTTGCTGTtataggagctgcactggttgtcgtagtaggttcaggagttgtagtggtcgttggagcagcagttgttgtagttagagctgcagtggttgtcgtagaagcagctgctgtggttgacgtAGAAGCTACAGTTGTTTCAGCAGGAGCTGTAGTTGTGATTGCTGTAGTAAGCTCAAACGGTGTAgtggtcgtgggagctacagtcgtaggaactgcaggtgttgtagtaggtgctgttgttgcggttgtcgtaggagctgaagttgaaggtgttgtagaaggtgctgcagccattgtggtcgtaagaacagcagttgttgtagcaggagctgcagtggttgtcgtagtaggttctggagttgtagtggtcgaaggagcagcagttgttacagttagggctgcagtggttgtcgtaggggcagctgctgtggttgaagtagattctaaggttgtcgtaggggcagctgctgtggttgaagtagattctaaggttgttgtaggtgttgctattgtggttgtcgtaggagctgaagttgtagttgttgtagaaggtgctgcagtcgcagtggttgtaagaatagcagttTTTGTAGTATTAGCTGCACTGGTTGttgtagtaggttctggagttgtagtggtcgtaggagcagcagttgttgcagttagggctgcagtggttgtcgtaggggcagctgctgtggttgaagtagattctaaagttgttgtaggagctgcagttgtcgtggaagctacagttgttgtaggtattgctgttgtggttgtcgtaggagctgaagttgtagttgttgtagaaggtgctgcagtcgcagtggttgtaagaatagcagttgttgtatcaggagctgcagtggttatcgtaataggttctggagtATTATtggtcgttggagcagcagttgttgtagttagagctgcagtggttgtcgtagaggcagctgctgtggttgacgtagaagctacagttgttgcagCAGGAGCTGTAGTTGTGATTGATGTAgtaagtacaacaggtgtagtggtcgtgggagctacagttgtaggaactgcaggtgttgtagtaggtgctgttgttgtgattgtcgtaggagctgaagttgaagttgttgtagaaggtgctgaagtcgcagtggttgtaagaatagcagttgttgtagtaggagctgcattggttgtcgtaataggttctggagttgtagtggtcgtaggagtagcagttgttgtaggtagggctgcagtggttgtcgtaggggcagctgctgtggttgaagtagatgctaaagttgttgtaggagctgcagttgtcgtgggagctatagttgttgtaggtgttgctgttgtggttgtcgtaggagctgaagttgtagttgttgtagaaggtgctgcagtcgttgtggtcgtaagaacagcagttgttgtagcaggagctgcactggttgtcgtagtaggttctggagttgtagtggtcgtagaagcagcagttgttgtagttagagctgcagtggttgtcgtaggggcagctgctgtggttgaagtagattctaaagttgttgtaggagctgcagttgtcgttgaagctacagttgttgtaggtgttgctgttgttgcgGTTGCGGTTGTcataggagctgaagttgtagttgttgtagaaggtgctgcagccaTTGTTGTTGTAAGAACAACAGTTgctgtagtaggagctgcactggttgtcgtagtaggttcaggagttgtagtggtcgttggagcagcagttgttgtagttagagctgcagtggttgtcgtagaagcagctgctgtggttgacgtAGAAGCTACAGTTGTTTCAGCAGGAGCTGTAGTTGTGATTGCTGTAGTAAGCTCAAACGGTGTAgtggtcgtgggagctacagtcgtaggaactgcaggtgttgtagtaggtgctgttgttgcggttgtcgtaggagctgacgTTGAAggtgttgtagaaggtgctgcagccattgtggtcgtaagaacagcagttgttgtagtaggagctgcagtggttgtcgtagtaggttctggagttgtagtggtcgaaggagcagcagttgttgcagttagggctgcagttgttgtcgtaggggcagctgctgtggttgaagtagattctaaggttgtcgtaggggcagctgctgtggttgaagtagattctaaggttgttgtaggtgttgctgttgtggttgtcgtaggagctgaagttgtagttgttgtagaaggtgctgcagtcgcagTGGTTGTAAGAATTGCAGTTTTTGTAGTATTAGCTGCACTGGTTGttgtagtaggttctggagttgtagtggtcgtaggagcagcagttgttgcagttagggctgcagtggttgtcgtaggggcagctgctgtggttgaagtagattctaaagttgttgtaggagctgcagttgtcgtggaagctacagttgttgtaggtattgctgttgttgcggttgtcgtaggagctgaagttgtagttgttgtagaaggtgctgcagtcgcagtggttgtaagaatagccgttgttgtagcaggagctgcagtggttgtcgtaataggttctggagttttagtggtcgtaggagcagcagttgttgtagttagagctgctgtggttgaagtagatgctaaagttgttgtagtagctgcagttgttgtgggatctacagttgtcgtgggagctatagttgttgttgttgtcataggagctgaagttgtagttgttgtaaaaGGTGCTGCAGTAGGAGTGGTTGTGagaatagcagttgttgtagcaggagctgcagtggttgtcgaagaggcagctgctgtggttgaagtagatacTAAAGTTCTTGTAgtagctgcagttgtcgtgggagctacagttgtcgtGGGATctacagttgttgttgttgttgtcgtaggagctgaagttgtagttgttgtagaaggtgctgcagtcgcagTGGTTGTAAGAATTGCAGTTcttgtagcaggagctgcagtggttgtagTAATTGGTTcaggagttgtagtggtcgttggagcagcagttgttgtagttagagctgcagtggttgtcgtaggagcagctgctgtggttgaagtagattctaaagttgttgtaggagctgcagttgtcgtggaagctacagttgttgtaggtg encodes the following:
- the LOC129845333 gene encoding mucin-2-like codes for the protein TTTPEPITTTTAAPATTTAILTTTATAAPSTTTTTSAPTTTTTATPTTTVASTTTAAPTTTLESTSTTAAASTTTTAALTTTTAAPTTTTTPEPITTTTAAPATTTAILTTTMAAAPSTTASTSAPTTTATTAPTTTPAVPTTLAPTTTTPVVLTTTTTAAPTTTTTPEPITTTTAAPLTTTTAAPTTTTTPEPITTTTAAPATTTAILTTTATAAPSTTTTTSAPTTTTTATPTTTVASTTTAAPTTTLESTSTTAAASTTTTAALTTTTAAPTTTTTPEPITTTTAARAT